A genomic window from Streptomyces sp. 846.5 includes:
- a CDS encoding chemotaxis protein, with the protein MDAVLNASVLAELRRPRPYPAVSVLVPTHRREPDNAQDPVRLRNLVAEAKERIQSDPAVSRADRINVIEQLDRAVAEVDLVHAKDGLVLFAAPGEHQVWSLARPVPARVVLADTFVTRNLVASHIAEQPYWVLAVAADHVSLWNGVLDRLTEHRADAFPLTRSLEDPDSERKERIGDLPSIFRDEQTRQFLRQSAEAASAVLEANRRPLFLVGEAAALSLLDEASTGHVITTFNGAAQITQGGLAKGPAQSLFKAVGPVLESRQRRHVSEVLAALDQARSRREFAAGLDEVWQNVTQGRIASLSVEENYRTTVRDDGEHLVPAADPTHPNVREDIVDEIIERALDTGAEVTFVPDDSLTRMEHMAAVLRY; encoded by the coding sequence ATGGATGCCGTCCTCAACGCCTCCGTCCTCGCCGAGCTGCGCCGGCCGCGCCCCTATCCCGCGGTGTCCGTCCTGGTGCCCACCCATCGCCGCGAGCCGGACAACGCCCAGGACCCGGTGCGGCTGCGCAATCTGGTCGCAGAGGCGAAAGAGCGGATCCAGAGCGACCCGGCCGTGTCCCGGGCCGACCGGATCAATGTGATCGAGCAGCTGGACCGGGCCGTGGCCGAGGTGGACCTGGTGCACGCCAAGGACGGCCTGGTGCTGTTCGCCGCCCCCGGGGAGCACCAGGTCTGGAGTCTCGCGCGGCCAGTGCCGGCCCGGGTGGTCCTCGCGGACACCTTCGTGACCCGCAATCTCGTCGCCTCCCACATCGCCGAGCAGCCCTACTGGGTGCTGGCGGTGGCCGCCGACCACGTCTCGCTCTGGAACGGAGTGCTGGACCGGCTGACCGAGCACCGGGCGGACGCCTTCCCGCTCACGCGCAGCCTGGAGGACCCGGACTCCGAGCGCAAGGAGCGCATCGGGGACCTGCCCAGCATCTTCCGCGACGAGCAGACCCGCCAGTTCCTGCGCCAGTCGGCCGAGGCCGCGTCCGCCGTACTGGAGGCCAACCGCCGCCCGCTGTTCCTGGTCGGCGAGGCTGCGGCACTCTCGCTGCTGGACGAGGCCTCCACCGGCCATGTGATCACCACCTTCAACGGGGCCGCCCAGATCACCCAGGGCGGCCTGGCGAAGGGCCCGGCGCAGTCGCTGTTCAAGGCGGTCGGGCCGGTGCTGGAGTCGCGGCAGCGACGGCATGTCTCCGAGGTGCTCGCCGCCCTGGACCAGGCCCGCAGCCGCCGAGAGTTCGCTGCCGGGCTCGACGAGGTGTGGCAGAACGTCACCCAGGGCCGGATCGCCTCCCTCAGCGTCGAGGAGAACTACCGCACCACCGTTCGCGACGACGGCGAGCACCTGGTCCCGGCCGCCGACCCCACCCACCCCAACGTCCGTGAGGACATCGTCGACGAGATCATCGAGCGGGCCCTCGACACCGGCGCCGAGGTCACCTTCGTCCCCGACGACAGCCTCACCCGCATGGAGCACATGGCCGCCGTCCTGCGCTACTGA
- the fxlM gene encoding methyltransferase, FxLD system — translation MTRSQAYRDRLVDTLVAQGAISTAEIEAAMRAVPRELFLPGVPLDLVYADDVVVTKRDASGMALSSASAPGLVAEMLRMTRARAGQRILEIGTATGVNAAYLSRLVGAQGRVVTIEIDPDFAAGARRALAATGADNVVPVLGDGEYGAPDAAPFDAVEVTAQAGDIATAWLDQLRPGTGRLVVPLTLRGVSRTFAFEPEGEHWIATEQLPSGFVPIRGDGARPQRTVALLPGAAGADTARLRIDDDQPADAAALRAALATPAYRLWTGTTLPGDDGTLAHLDIWLAVSLDLYGRFVNVGPIVEAGPGPLGWTPPFGTPAGWDGDSVAYLTLRRSQGFAAGFELGVWAHGPHREQLAAELADQVRHWDRHRRGGPEPVVRAYRAGIPDHDLAPGRIVDRPHTRMVIGPGSPGR, via the coding sequence GTGACGAGATCCCAGGCCTATCGCGACAGGCTGGTGGACACGCTGGTGGCCCAGGGCGCGATCAGCACCGCCGAGATCGAGGCGGCGATGCGGGCGGTGCCGCGCGAGCTGTTCCTGCCGGGCGTGCCGCTCGACCTGGTCTATGCCGACGACGTGGTGGTGACCAAGCGGGATGCGAGCGGCATGGCTCTCAGCTCGGCGTCCGCGCCGGGCCTGGTCGCCGAGATGCTGCGGATGACGCGGGCGCGCGCGGGCCAGCGGATCCTGGAGATCGGCACGGCCACCGGGGTCAACGCCGCCTATCTGTCCCGGCTGGTGGGCGCGCAGGGGCGGGTCGTCACCATCGAGATCGACCCCGACTTCGCCGCCGGGGCCCGCCGCGCCCTGGCAGCCACCGGGGCGGACAATGTCGTCCCGGTCCTGGGCGACGGAGAGTACGGCGCTCCCGACGCCGCTCCCTTCGACGCCGTCGAGGTGACCGCCCAGGCCGGTGACATCGCCACCGCCTGGCTGGACCAGCTCCGCCCGGGCACCGGCCGCCTCGTCGTCCCGCTGACGCTGCGCGGGGTCTCCCGCACCTTCGCCTTCGAGCCCGAGGGGGAGCACTGGATCGCCACCGAGCAGCTGCCCAGCGGTTTCGTGCCCATCCGCGGCGACGGGGCCCGGCCCCAGCGCACCGTCGCGCTGCTCCCCGGGGCCGCCGGAGCCGATACCGCGCGGCTGCGCATCGACGACGACCAGCCCGCCGACGCGGCCGCGCTCAGGGCCGCCCTCGCCACTCCGGCGTACCGACTGTGGACCGGGACGACCCTGCCGGGCGACGACGGGACCCTCGCCCACCTGGACATCTGGCTCGCCGTGTCCCTGGACCTCTACGGACGTTTCGTCAACGTCGGCCCGATCGTGGAGGCCGGTCCCGGGCCGCTCGGCTGGACGCCGCCGTTCGGCACTCCGGCCGGGTGGGACGGCGACAGCGTCGCCTACCTCACCCTCCGCCGCAGCCAGGGCTTCGCGGCCGGCTTCGAGCTGGGCGTCTGGGCGCACGGCCCGCACCGGGAACAGCTCGCGGCAGAGCTCGCTGACCAGGTCCGGCACTGGGACCGGCACCGGCGCGGCGGCCCCGAGCCGGTCGTCCGCGCCTACCGGGCGGGCATCCCGGACCACGATCTCGCCCCCGGCCGGATCGTGGACCGCCCGCACACCCGGATGGTCATCGGCCCAGGGTCGCCGGGCAGGTGA
- a CDS encoding glycoside hydrolase family 3 N-terminal domain-containing protein, with amino-acid sequence MATEHDPNNPHGPWRDPSLPAGARVADLMGRMTLEEKVAQLYGVWVGADAEGGGVAPHMHDNLADPVDLDKLISTGLGQLTRPFGTAPVDPALGARSLARAQQRIAEANRFGIPAVAHEECLAGFAAWGATIYPVPLSWGASWNPELVREMAAAIGRDLRSVGVHQGLAPVLDVVRDLRWGRVEETIGEDPYLVGTVGAAYVAGLESAGIVATLKHFAGYSASSGARNLAPVRAGARELADVILPPFEHALRDGGARSVMHSYSEIDGVPAAADPRLLTELLRDTWGFEGTVVADYFGIGFLETLHRVAADRADAARLALTAGVDVELPTVRAYGEELVSAVRRGDIDEASVERALRRVLLQKCELGLLDPDWSAEPTALLGAGQERGSVDLDPPHNRELARRLAEQAVVLLDNAAGVLPLSRIGQDVAVVGPLADEAMAMMGCYSFPAHVGVLHPGTPTGVEVPTLLESLRAELPGSELRHVRGCDVSAPSREGFAEAVAAAKASSVCVAVLGDRAGLFGRGTSGEGCDADDLTLPGVQGEFLDALLETGTPVVLVLLTGRPYALGRWADRLGAVVQAFFPGEEGGPAVAGVLSGRVNPSGRLPVGIPVGPGGQPWTYLQPPLGRANEVSNLDPTPLYAFGHGRSYTAFAWGRAEASAATVRTDGEVEISLQVRNTGPRDGAEVVQLYLHDPVAQVTRPESRLIGYAKVEIPAGEQRRVTFRLHTDTTSFTGRDGHRLVEPGRLELRLAASSAESDIRARIPLLLTGPERRVDHTRVLTCPATLGR; translated from the coding sequence ATGGCGACCGAGCACGACCCCAACAACCCTCACGGCCCCTGGCGGGACCCGTCCCTGCCCGCCGGGGCCAGAGTCGCCGACCTGATGGGCCGGATGACCCTGGAGGAGAAGGTCGCCCAGCTCTACGGCGTCTGGGTGGGCGCGGACGCGGAGGGCGGCGGTGTCGCCCCGCACATGCACGACAACCTGGCCGACCCGGTCGACCTGGACAAGCTCATCAGCACCGGACTCGGCCAGCTGACCCGGCCGTTCGGCACCGCGCCGGTCGACCCGGCGCTCGGCGCCCGCTCGCTGGCCCGCGCGCAGCAGCGGATAGCCGAGGCCAACCGTTTCGGCATCCCGGCCGTCGCCCATGAGGAGTGCCTGGCCGGCTTCGCCGCCTGGGGCGCGACCATCTATCCGGTGCCGCTGTCCTGGGGGGCGTCCTGGAACCCGGAACTGGTACGGGAGATGGCCGCCGCGATCGGCCGCGACCTGCGCTCGGTCGGCGTGCACCAGGGCCTCGCACCGGTCCTGGACGTGGTCCGCGACCTGCGCTGGGGCCGGGTCGAGGAGACCATCGGCGAGGACCCGTACCTGGTGGGAACCGTCGGCGCGGCCTATGTGGCCGGGCTGGAGTCGGCCGGGATCGTCGCCACGCTCAAGCACTTCGCGGGCTACTCGGCGTCCAGCGGCGCCCGTAACCTCGCCCCGGTCCGGGCCGGGGCCCGCGAGCTCGCCGATGTCATCCTGCCCCCGTTCGAGCACGCCCTGCGGGACGGCGGCGCCCGTTCGGTGATGCACTCCTACTCCGAGATCGACGGCGTCCCGGCCGCGGCTGACCCGCGACTGCTCACCGAACTCCTGCGCGACACCTGGGGGTTCGAGGGGACCGTGGTCGCCGACTACTTCGGCATCGGCTTCCTGGAGACCCTGCACCGCGTTGCCGCGGACCGGGCCGACGCGGCCCGGCTGGCGCTGACCGCAGGCGTGGACGTCGAGCTGCCCACGGTACGGGCCTATGGCGAAGAGCTGGTCTCCGCCGTACGCCGTGGCGATATTGACGAGGCGTCAGTGGAGCGGGCGCTGCGCCGGGTGCTGCTGCAGAAGTGCGAACTGGGGCTGCTGGACCCGGACTGGTCGGCGGAACCCACCGCCCTGCTCGGGGCCGGTCAGGAGCGCGGCAGCGTCGACCTGGACCCGCCGCACAACCGCGAGCTGGCCCGCCGCCTGGCCGAGCAGGCCGTCGTACTGCTGGACAACGCCGCTGGCGTGCTCCCGCTCAGCCGGATTGGACAGGACGTCGCCGTGGTCGGCCCGCTCGCCGACGAGGCGATGGCCATGATGGGCTGCTACTCCTTCCCCGCCCACGTGGGCGTGCTGCACCCGGGCACGCCGACCGGGGTGGAGGTGCCGACGCTGCTGGAGTCGCTCCGCGCCGAGCTGCCCGGCTCCGAGCTCCGGCACGTCCGCGGCTGCGACGTCTCCGCCCCCTCCCGGGAGGGTTTCGCCGAGGCTGTGGCCGCTGCGAAGGCGTCCTCGGTCTGCGTCGCCGTGCTCGGCGACCGGGCCGGCCTCTTCGGCCGCGGCACCTCCGGCGAGGGCTGTGACGCCGACGACCTGACCCTGCCGGGCGTCCAGGGCGAGTTCCTGGACGCGCTGCTGGAGACCGGGACCCCGGTCGTGCTGGTGCTGCTGACGGGCCGCCCGTACGCCCTCGGGCGCTGGGCGGACCGTCTCGGCGCCGTCGTCCAGGCGTTCTTCCCCGGCGAGGAGGGCGGACCGGCGGTCGCCGGAGTGCTCTCCGGGCGGGTCAACCCCTCCGGGCGGCTGCCCGTCGGGATTCCCGTCGGCCCGGGAGGACAGCCCTGGACCTATCTGCAGCCGCCGCTGGGCCGCGCCAACGAGGTCAGCAACCTGGACCCGACCCCGCTGTACGCCTTCGGCCACGGCCGCAGCTACACCGCCTTCGCCTGGGGCCGGGCCGAGGCGTCGGCGGCCACCGTCCGCACCGACGGCGAGGTCGAGATCAGCCTCCAGGTCCGCAACACCGGCCCGCGCGACGGCGCCGAGGTCGTCCAGCTCTATCTGCACGACCCGGTCGCCCAGGTCACCCGTCCGGAGTCACGGCTGATCGGCTACGCCAAGGTGGAGATCCCGGCGGGTGAGCAGCGCCGGGTGACCTTCCGGCTGCACACCGACACCACCTCCTTCACCGGCCGCGACGGCCACCGCCTGGTCGAACCCGGACGCCTGGAGCTCCGCCTCGCCGCCTCCAGCGCCGAGTCCGACATCCGCGCCCGCATCCCGCTCCTGCTCACCGGCCCGGAACGGCGCGTCGACCACACCCGCGTGCTCACCTGCCCGGCGACCCTGGGCCGATGA
- a CDS encoding carbohydrate ABC transporter permease — protein MSQYVKSLRMKANPLAGLGAGVWLVIVLVPLYILVTTSLRTQDEALGGNPLSWPRTLTLSNYKLVLDSGFWGFLVNNVLVTAFTVAVVVVLCVPVAYVVVRSAGRWADFAFRIFLLGLAIPAPVTIVPLYVIIGKMGLYDSLPAIILPTAAFAMPVTLLILVGSMRDISEELYEAMALDGAGQARILMQLVVPLSRSGLSTVAVFTALNAWNGFIFPLILTQSDNERVLTTGLYTLSSQYGVNIPATLAAVVLSGIPMFVAYLLARKALISGLMGVGGK, from the coding sequence ATGAGTCAGTACGTCAAGAGCCTGCGAATGAAGGCCAACCCGCTGGCCGGCCTCGGCGCCGGCGTCTGGCTGGTCATCGTCCTGGTCCCGCTCTACATCCTGGTCACCACTTCGCTGCGGACCCAGGACGAGGCCCTCGGCGGCAACCCGCTGTCCTGGCCCAGGACTCTGACGCTGAGCAACTACAAGCTGGTGCTCGACAGCGGCTTCTGGGGCTTCCTGGTCAACAACGTGCTGGTGACCGCCTTCACGGTGGCCGTCGTGGTGGTGCTCTGCGTACCGGTCGCCTATGTGGTGGTGCGCAGCGCGGGCCGATGGGCCGACTTCGCGTTCCGCATCTTCCTGCTCGGCCTGGCCATCCCGGCGCCGGTCACCATCGTGCCGCTGTACGTGATCATCGGGAAGATGGGCCTGTACGACTCGTTGCCGGCCATCATCCTGCCCACCGCGGCCTTCGCGATGCCGGTCACCCTGCTGATCCTGGTCGGCAGCATGCGGGACATCTCCGAGGAGCTGTACGAGGCGATGGCGCTGGACGGCGCCGGCCAGGCCCGCATCCTGATGCAGCTGGTCGTCCCGCTGTCCCGGTCCGGGCTGAGCACCGTGGCCGTCTTCACCGCGCTGAACGCCTGGAACGGCTTCATCTTCCCGCTGATCCTGACCCAGTCCGACAACGAGCGGGTGCTGACCACCGGCCTCTACACGCTCAGCAGCCAGTACGGCGTGAACATCCCGGCGACGCTGGCGGCCGTGGTGCTGTCCGGCATCCCGATGTTCGTCGCCTACCTGCTCGCCCGCAAGGCGCTGATCAGCGGCCTTATGGGTGTCGGCGGCAAGTGA
- a CDS encoding sugar ABC transporter permease — translation MVQDAREAATAPGRRSAAARVGRPSPGWAVPGVLFFAVFAVVPMVYAVYLSFCGNWGGLGTPQFSGLSNWTRLFQDSDVRQATVTTVVLTVLSWAFQTPVALLLGVWAAGRERNRAVLSAVFFIPLVLSTTAIALLFKAILDPNFGLATTIGPWIGFPDGNIIGSPNGALIAVAFVGGWQFIPFHTLIYQGGARQIPEVLYQAASIDGCGRWRQFFHITLPQLRHTITTSSVLIIVGSLTSFETVFLLTQGGPGTSSTTLSYGMYREAFQGFDFGYASALGTALVVVSTLLSLLMVKFSGFGSMRSTREGM, via the coding sequence ATGGTTCAGGACGCCCGGGAGGCGGCGACGGCGCCGGGCCGCCGCAGTGCGGCCGCGCGGGTCGGGCGGCCCAGCCCCGGCTGGGCGGTGCCCGGGGTGCTGTTCTTCGCGGTCTTCGCGGTGGTCCCGATGGTCTACGCGGTGTACCTCTCCTTCTGCGGAAACTGGGGCGGCCTCGGCACGCCGCAGTTCTCCGGCCTGTCCAACTGGACCCGGCTGTTCCAGGACAGCGACGTCCGCCAGGCGACCGTGACCACCGTCGTGCTGACCGTGCTGAGTTGGGCCTTCCAGACTCCGGTCGCCCTGCTGCTCGGCGTCTGGGCGGCCGGTCGGGAGAGGAACCGGGCCGTGTTGTCGGCGGTCTTCTTCATCCCGCTGGTGCTGTCGACGACCGCGATCGCACTGCTCTTCAAGGCGATCCTGGACCCCAACTTCGGTCTGGCCACCACCATCGGGCCGTGGATCGGCTTCCCCGACGGCAACATCATCGGCTCGCCCAACGGCGCGCTGATCGCGGTGGCCTTCGTCGGCGGCTGGCAGTTCATCCCCTTCCACACCCTGATCTACCAGGGCGGGGCGCGGCAGATCCCCGAAGTGCTGTACCAGGCGGCCTCCATCGACGGCTGCGGCCGCTGGCGTCAGTTCTTCCACATCACCCTGCCGCAGCTGCGGCACACGATCACCACCTCCTCGGTGCTGATCATCGTCGGCTCGCTCACCTCCTTCGAGACCGTCTTCCTGCTCACCCAGGGCGGCCCCGGCACCTCCAGCACCACGCTGTCCTACGGGATGTACCGGGAGGCCTTCCAGGGCTTCGACTTCGGCTACGCGAGCGCGCTCGGCACCGCTCTCGTCGTGGTCTCCACCCTGCTGTCCCTGCTCATGGTCAAGTTCTCCGGCTTCGGGTCCATGCGCTCCACCCGGGAGGGGATGTGA
- a CDS encoding extracellular solute-binding protein — MVGAVCLGLLTAACGSGSGSGSGSGGGTLTAYVYGDGAVKVQEAAVAEFNKTSKVKVKLVEVPGDSYQNKLNAVMGSPNAPDLLYNWGGGSIKSFVDAGELLDLTPYLTQDASFKSSFLPSVLAAGALGGKNYGIPMRGMQPVVLFYNKTLFAQNGLQAPTTWAALQTAITTLKAKNITPVALGGADAWTEQMWLEELLDRIAGPTVFQKIAAGDSSAWGDPAVLKAAQIAKQLIDDGAFGKTFTATSYTNNAAPTLLGTGKAAMQLMGTWDYSNQLANHKDFATKDEGWVNFPTVDGGTGDAADVVGNPTNYWSVNAHTKNKDAAIAFLKAMASSDYANKLVANGDVPATTSAKSLLGSSPNPAFAQFQYDMVQQAPSFQLSWDQALPATQATRMTTEIGKLFAGQVSPEQFVTDMKALK; from the coding sequence ATGGTGGGGGCGGTCTGTCTCGGTCTGCTGACCGCTGCCTGCGGCTCCGGATCGGGCTCGGGTTCGGGCTCCGGCGGTGGGACGCTGACCGCGTACGTCTACGGCGACGGCGCCGTGAAGGTCCAGGAAGCGGCGGTTGCCGAGTTCAACAAGACCTCCAAGGTCAAGGTCAAGCTGGTCGAGGTCCCCGGCGACTCGTACCAGAACAAGCTCAACGCGGTGATGGGCTCGCCCAACGCTCCCGACCTGCTCTACAACTGGGGCGGCGGCAGCATCAAGTCCTTCGTCGACGCGGGCGAGCTGCTGGACCTGACGCCCTATCTGACCCAGGACGCCTCCTTCAAGAGCTCCTTCCTCCCCTCGGTCCTCGCGGCCGGCGCCCTCGGCGGCAAGAACTACGGCATACCCATGCGCGGCATGCAGCCGGTGGTGCTCTTCTACAACAAGACCCTGTTCGCCCAGAACGGCCTGCAGGCCCCGACCACCTGGGCGGCGCTGCAGACGGCCATCACCACCCTGAAGGCCAAGAACATCACCCCGGTCGCGCTCGGCGGCGCCGACGCCTGGACCGAGCAGATGTGGCTGGAGGAGCTGCTCGACCGCATCGCCGGGCCCACGGTGTTCCAGAAGATCGCCGCCGGCGACTCCTCCGCCTGGGGCGACCCGGCGGTGCTGAAGGCCGCGCAGATCGCCAAGCAGCTCATCGACGACGGCGCCTTCGGCAAGACCTTCACCGCCACCAGCTACACCAACAACGCCGCACCGACCCTGCTCGGCACCGGCAAGGCCGCGATGCAGCTGATGGGCACCTGGGACTACTCCAACCAGCTGGCCAACCACAAGGACTTCGCCACCAAGGACGAGGGCTGGGTCAACTTCCCGACGGTGGACGGCGGCACCGGTGACGCGGCCGACGTGGTCGGCAACCCGACCAACTACTGGTCCGTCAACGCGCACACCAAGAACAAGGACGCCGCGATCGCCTTCCTCAAGGCGATGGCCTCCTCGGACTACGCGAACAAGCTGGTCGCCAACGGGGACGTCCCGGCCACCACCTCGGCCAAGAGCCTGCTCGGCAGCTCGCCCAACCCCGCGTTCGCGCAGTTCCAGTACGACATGGTGCAGCAGGCCCCGTCCTTCCAGCTGTCGTGGGACCAGGCGCTGCCGGCCACCCAGGCCACCCGGATGACCACCGAGATCGGCAAGCTCTTCGCCGGTCAGGTCAGCCCCGAGCAGTTCGTCACCGACATGAAGGCGCTCAAGTAA
- a CDS encoding LacI family DNA-binding transcriptional regulator: MSTAREPRLRSENGSSSSGATLAEIARAAGVSAPTVSKVLNGRSDVAPATRLRVEELLQQHEYQPRRRSGPAPSSLLDLVFHELESPWAMEVVRGVEAVARDEGLSLVVSESAGRLSPGQSWVDAVLARRPVGVILVLSDLDQAQRDQLTSRGIPYVVIDPAGDPGSDVPAIGATNWQGGLSAARHLLELGHRRIGVISGPARMMCSRARVDGYRAALDTAGVPFDETLVSEGDFHHETGYTAGLELLARPDRPTAICTGNDLQALGLYEAARELGLRIPHDLSVVGFDDLPLARWVGPPLTTVRQPLVEMAESAVRLVLDLARGSTPATRQLDLATRLVVRSSTAPPAGDRS, encoded by the coding sequence ATGAGCACCGCCCGAGAACCCCGCCTGCGCAGCGAGAACGGCTCCTCCTCCAGTGGGGCGACTCTCGCTGAGATCGCCCGCGCCGCGGGCGTATCAGCTCCGACAGTTTCGAAGGTTCTCAACGGACGATCGGATGTGGCCCCCGCCACCCGGCTCCGCGTCGAGGAACTCCTCCAGCAGCACGAGTACCAGCCGCGGCGGCGCAGCGGCCCGGCCCCGTCGTCCCTGCTCGACCTGGTGTTCCACGAGTTGGAGAGCCCCTGGGCGATGGAGGTCGTCCGCGGGGTGGAGGCCGTCGCCCGTGACGAGGGCCTGTCGCTGGTCGTCTCGGAGTCGGCGGGCCGGCTTAGCCCCGGGCAGAGCTGGGTCGACGCGGTGCTGGCCCGGCGGCCGGTCGGGGTGATCCTGGTCCTCTCCGACCTCGACCAGGCCCAGCGCGACCAGCTGACCAGCCGCGGCATCCCCTACGTGGTGATCGACCCGGCCGGAGACCCGGGTTCCGACGTGCCCGCCATCGGCGCCACCAACTGGCAGGGCGGCCTCAGCGCCGCCCGCCACCTGCTCGAACTGGGGCACCGCAGGATCGGCGTGATCAGCGGACCGGCCCGGATGATGTGCAGCCGGGCCCGGGTGGACGGCTACCGGGCCGCGCTCGACACCGCCGGGGTGCCCTTCGACGAGACCCTGGTCTCCGAGGGCGACTTCCACCACGAGACCGGATACACCGCCGGACTGGAACTGCTGGCCAGGCCGGACCGGCCGACCGCCATCTGCACCGGCAACGACCTCCAGGCGCTCGGCCTCTACGAGGCGGCCCGCGAGCTCGGACTGCGCATCCCGCACGACCTCAGCGTGGTCGGCTTCGACGACCTCCCGCTCGCCCGCTGGGTCGGCCCGCCGCTGACCACCGTCCGCCAGCCGCTGGTGGAGATGGCCGAGTCCGCCGTCCGCCTGGTCCTCGACCTGGCCCGCGGCAGCACCCCCGCCACCCGCCAACTGGACCTGGCCACCCGACTGGTCGTTCGCAGCAGTACCGCGCCCCCGGCGGGAGACAGGTCGTAG
- a CDS encoding DUF3533 domain-containing protein, with the protein MSSPLRSADRPRPGQVRPLQVLRNPKIWIFPTAIVSLVVLLLSLFYMGGIVNPNGHLHRLPVGLVNADRGGVVAGRQTNLGAQITDSIATAADPRRQASWRRLDQAEAQQQLASGRLDGVLEVPAGFTAAVAALGSTGTATPARPTLNVLTNPGVGSLASSFASTINQTAAHQASRELGKTLTAAAPTVADGSASSAARLLLADPITVSVQVGHPIGTHSGLGLTAFYYTLLLVLAGFMGGNVISNGVDVGLGYADSEIGPWHTRRPAVPINRTRTLLVKWVMSVVVAALTSGLIMLMCVVTLGMDASHLWLLWVFSFCASATVGLGVQSINAAFGGIGQLVSMFVFIVLALPSSGATIPLEALPGFYRWLAVFEPMRQLSGGMRAILYFDARAEAGLTRAWIMIAVGVAVALAFGLAATSYYDRKGLHRMVPETS; encoded by the coding sequence ATGTCTTCCCCTCTCCGCTCCGCGGACCGGCCGCGGCCGGGGCAGGTGCGCCCGCTCCAGGTGCTGCGCAACCCCAAGATCTGGATCTTCCCCACGGCCATCGTCTCGCTGGTGGTGCTGCTGCTCTCGCTCTTTTACATGGGCGGCATCGTCAACCCCAACGGGCACCTGCACCGGCTGCCGGTCGGGCTGGTCAACGCCGACCGCGGCGGCGTGGTGGCCGGTCGGCAGACCAATCTCGGCGCACAGATCACCGACTCGATCGCCACCGCCGCCGACCCCAGGCGGCAGGCCTCCTGGCGGCGGCTGGACCAGGCCGAGGCCCAGCAGCAGCTGGCCTCGGGCAGGCTCGACGGAGTGCTGGAGGTGCCGGCCGGCTTCACCGCGGCGGTGGCCGCGCTCGGCAGCACCGGTACGGCGACGCCGGCGCGGCCCACCCTGAACGTGCTCACCAATCCGGGCGTGGGCAGCCTGGCCTCCTCCTTCGCCAGCACCATCAACCAGACCGCCGCCCACCAGGCCTCGCGGGAGCTCGGCAAGACCCTGACCGCCGCCGCGCCGACCGTGGCCGACGGCAGCGCCAGCAGCGCCGCGCGGCTGCTGCTGGCCGACCCGATCACCGTCTCGGTCCAGGTCGGCCACCCGATCGGCACGCACAGCGGACTGGGCCTGACCGCCTTCTACTACACCCTGTTGCTGGTGCTCGCCGGTTTCATGGGCGGCAATGTCATCAGCAACGGCGTGGACGTGGGCCTGGGCTACGCGGACAGCGAGATCGGCCCCTGGCACACCCGCCGCCCGGCGGTGCCGATCAACCGTACCCGGACCCTGCTGGTCAAGTGGGTCATGTCGGTGGTGGTCGCGGCGCTGACATCCGGGCTGATCATGCTGATGTGTGTGGTGACCCTGGGCATGGACGCCTCGCACCTGTGGCTGCTCTGGGTGTTCTCGTTCTGCGCCAGCGCCACGGTGGGTCTGGGGGTGCAGTCCATCAACGCCGCCTTCGGCGGCATCGGCCAGCTGGTCAGCATGTTCGTCTTCATCGTGCTGGCGCTGCCCTCCTCCGGCGCCACGATCCCGCTGGAGGCGCTGCCGGGCTTCTACCGCTGGCTGGCCGTGTTCGAGCCGATGCGGCAGCTGAGCGGGGGGATGCGGGCCATCCTCTACTTCGACGCCCGCGCCGAGGCCGGCCTCACCCGCGCCTGGATCATGATCGCCGTCGGCGTGGCGGTCGCCCTCGCCTTCGGCCTGGCCGCGACCTCCTACTACGACCGCAAGGGCCTGCACCGGATGGTCCCGGAGACCTCGTAG